One region of Nevskia ramosa DSM 11499 genomic DNA includes:
- a CDS encoding peptidylprolyl isomerase, whose translation MSQLPSSRFKRAFVAASFFAVTAAVVPVSADQKSAQNSASSPDGGLAVDVTVNGRPITRNHITLMGSNFTEDKKAPGPEAQAAARLELITQEVLAQAALKEGLDKQGIVADQIAFQERSILSRAYLEDYFAKNPVTDESLKVAYDANVASGKIVEYKVRHILVSDLSQADAIIARLNKGEDFVAVAKVETLDPGGQNNGGDLGWFRPDIFVDSNFANAVVALKKGAISKDAVRSRFGWHVIKVEDGPRPVANPGKFDTLDDPIKSALRQRAVQAKLEAVTAALTAKAKIAGPGLAATTPAGSKGKSAP comes from the coding sequence ATGTCGCAGTTGCCAAGTTCCCGATTCAAGCGTGCGTTCGTCGCCGCCAGCTTCTTTGCTGTTACCGCTGCTGTTGTGCCGGTGTCCGCCGACCAGAAATCTGCCCAGAACTCTGCCTCGTCGCCCGATGGCGGTCTCGCCGTCGATGTCACCGTCAACGGCCGTCCCATTACCCGGAATCACATCACCCTGATGGGTTCCAATTTCACCGAAGACAAGAAGGCGCCAGGGCCGGAAGCCCAGGCTGCTGCCCGTCTCGAACTGATCACCCAGGAAGTGCTTGCCCAGGCCGCCCTCAAGGAAGGCCTCGACAAGCAGGGCATCGTCGCCGACCAGATCGCGTTCCAGGAACGCTCGATCCTGTCGCGTGCCTACCTCGAGGATTACTTCGCGAAGAACCCGGTCACCGATGAATCGCTGAAGGTCGCCTACGACGCCAACGTCGCCAGCGGCAAGATCGTCGAGTACAAGGTGCGCCACATCCTGGTCAGCGATCTGTCGCAGGCCGACGCGATCATTGCCCGCCTGAACAAGGGCGAGGATTTCGTTGCCGTCGCCAAGGTCGAAACGCTCGATCCAGGCGGCCAGAACAACGGCGGTGATCTCGGCTGGTTCCGGCCGGACATCTTCGTCGACAGCAACTTCGCCAATGCCGTTGTCGCGCTGAAGAAGGGCGCCATCAGCAAGGATGCGGTACGCAGCCGTTTCGGCTGGCATGTGATCAAGGTCGAGGATGGTCCGCGTCCGGTCGCCAATCCCGGCAAGTTCGACACGCTTGACGATCCGATCAAGAGCGCACTGCGCCAGCGCGCCGTGCAGGCCAAGCTCGAAGCGGTGACCGCTGCCCTGACGGCGAAAGCAAAGATCGCCGGCCCTGGGCTCGCAGCGACCACGCCGGCCGGCAGCAAGGGCAAGAGCGCGCCCTGA